The following coding sequences are from one Geodermatophilus normandii window:
- a CDS encoding RibD family protein, protein MAPGDRLAQAPTLLVTCAAADPGRRAALADAGVEVLVCGDADVDLPLAVDVLAGRGLGQVLCEGGPSLLTAALDAGVVDELDLTVSPALVGGQARLLDRALRDVVRPRLVQVLEEDGVLFTRYAVGPS, encoded by the coding sequence ATGGCGCCCGGCGACCGGCTCGCGCAGGCGCCGACGCTGCTGGTGACCTGTGCCGCCGCCGACCCCGGTCGCCGCGCCGCGCTGGCCGACGCCGGCGTCGAGGTCCTGGTGTGCGGGGACGCCGACGTGGACCTGCCGCTGGCGGTGGACGTCCTCGCCGGGCGCGGGCTGGGGCAGGTGCTGTGCGAGGGCGGCCCGTCGCTGCTGACGGCGGCACTGGACGCGGGCGTCGTCGACGAGCTCGACCTCACCGTCTCCCCCGCCCTCGTCGGCGGGCAGGCGCGGCTGCTGGACCGGGCGCTGCGCGACGTCGTCCGCCCGCGGCTGGTCCAGGTGCTCGAGGAGGACGGCGTCCTCTTCACCCGCTACGCCGTCGGGCCGAGCTGA
- a CDS encoding dihydrofolate reductase family protein, translating into MRRLHPSPVGDLTDGDLTDGDLTDDDLAEAYRLPPGRSFRVDFVASLDGAVTVDGVSAGLGSPGDRRVFTTLRALADVVLVGHGTAAGEGYRPVTADSAVGRRRAELGRAPSCRSRWCRGGRRWRPATGSRRRRRCW; encoded by the coding sequence ATGCGCCGGCTGCACCCGTCGCCGGTCGGCGACCTGACCGACGGTGACCTGACCGACGGTGACCTGACCGACGACGACCTGGCGGAGGCCTACCGGCTGCCGCCCGGGCGCTCCTTCCGCGTCGACTTCGTCGCCTCGCTCGACGGCGCGGTCACGGTGGACGGCGTCAGCGCGGGGCTCGGCTCGCCCGGCGACCGGCGGGTGTTCACGACGCTGCGCGCGCTGGCCGACGTCGTCCTGGTCGGGCACGGGACGGCGGCCGGCGAGGGCTACCGGCCGGTGACCGCGGACTCCGCGGTGGGGCGGCGGCGCGCCGAGCTGGGGCGCGCCCCGAGCTGCCGGTCGCGGTGGTGTCGCGGCGGGCGTCGATGGCGCCCGGCGACCGGCTCGCGCAGGCGCCGACGCTGCTGGTGA
- the treZ gene encoding malto-oligosyltrehalose trehalohydrolase: MSAPVEFAVWAPVPERVRLQVDGAVHDMRRDDDGWWRAEVEASPEADYGYLLGDDDTPRPDPRSRRQPDGVHGLSRRFDPAAYSWGDGAWTGRPLAGGVVYEMHVGTFTPEGTLDAAIDRLGHLADLGVAFVELLPVNGFDGTHNWGYDGVLWYTVQESYGGPAAYQRFVDACHQRGLGVIQDVVYNHLGPSGNYLPLFMPVFSEGGPNPWGSSINLSGPDSDEVRRYILDNALMWLRDMHVDGLRLDAVHALVDERATHVLEEMAQEVDRLSVAEGRPLTLVAESDLNDPHLVTPREANGTGIHAQWSDDFHHAVFATLTGEASGYYADFAEAGLSGVAKTLTGAYFHDGSWSSFRRRHHGRPVDTGRLPGWKFLGYLQDHDQIGNRAVGDRVSATLSPGLLSVGATLVLTSPFTPMLFMGEEWGASTPWQFFTSHTDPEIGRATAVGRKAEFAEHGWDADEVPDPQDPETFRRSKLDWSEVEREPHAGLLAVHRRLMALRREQPDLVDPDLSAVEVGWDDEDRVLVVHRGSLRVVANLSGEEQEVELDRPATGVLFATAEDEPSLSGTSVTVPAESAAVVTT; encoded by the coding sequence ATGTCCGCACCCGTCGAGTTCGCCGTCTGGGCGCCCGTGCCCGAGCGCGTGCGCCTGCAGGTCGACGGCGCGGTGCACGACATGCGCCGCGACGACGACGGCTGGTGGCGCGCCGAGGTCGAGGCCTCCCCCGAGGCCGACTACGGCTACCTGCTCGGCGACGACGACACCCCGCGCCCGGACCCGCGCTCGCGGCGGCAGCCCGACGGCGTGCACGGTCTCTCCCGCCGGTTCGACCCGGCCGCGTACTCGTGGGGCGACGGCGCCTGGACCGGGCGCCCGCTGGCCGGCGGCGTCGTCTACGAGATGCACGTCGGCACGTTCACGCCCGAGGGCACCCTCGACGCCGCGATCGACCGGCTCGGCCACCTCGCCGACCTCGGCGTCGCGTTCGTCGAGCTGCTGCCGGTCAACGGCTTCGACGGCACGCACAACTGGGGCTACGACGGCGTCCTCTGGTACACGGTGCAGGAGAGCTACGGCGGGCCCGCCGCCTACCAGCGCTTCGTCGACGCCTGTCACCAGCGCGGCCTCGGGGTGATCCAGGACGTCGTCTACAACCACCTCGGCCCGTCGGGGAACTACCTCCCGCTCTTCATGCCCGTCTTCAGCGAGGGCGGGCCGAACCCGTGGGGCTCCTCGATCAACCTGTCCGGCCCGGACTCCGACGAGGTCCGCCGGTACATCCTCGACAACGCGCTCATGTGGCTGCGCGACATGCACGTCGACGGGCTGCGGCTCGACGCCGTGCACGCGCTGGTCGACGAGCGGGCGACCCACGTGCTGGAGGAGATGGCCCAGGAGGTCGACCGGCTGTCGGTCGCCGAGGGCCGGCCGCTGACGCTCGTCGCCGAGAGCGACCTCAACGACCCGCACCTGGTGACCCCCCGCGAGGCCAACGGCACGGGCATCCACGCGCAGTGGAGCGACGACTTCCACCACGCGGTCTTCGCGACGCTCACCGGCGAGGCCTCCGGCTACTACGCCGACTTCGCCGAGGCCGGGCTCTCGGGGGTGGCCAAGACCCTCACCGGGGCCTACTTCCACGACGGGTCGTGGTCGAGCTTCCGGCGGCGGCACCACGGGCGGCCGGTCGACACCGGGCGGCTGCCGGGGTGGAAGTTCCTCGGCTACCTGCAGGACCACGACCAGATCGGCAACCGCGCCGTCGGCGACCGCGTCTCGGCGACCCTCTCCCCCGGCCTGCTCAGCGTCGGCGCGACCCTCGTGCTGACCAGCCCGTTCACGCCGATGCTGTTCATGGGCGAGGAGTGGGGTGCCTCGACGCCGTGGCAGTTCTTCACCAGCCACACCGACCCCGAGATCGGCCGCGCGACGGCGGTGGGGCGCAAGGCGGAGTTCGCCGAGCACGGCTGGGACGCCGACGAGGTGCCCGACCCGCAGGACCCGGAGACCTTCCGCCGGTCGAAGCTGGACTGGTCGGAGGTGGAGCGGGAGCCGCACGCGGGGCTGCTCGCCGTCCACCGGCGGCTGATGGCCCTGCGCCGGGAGCAGCCGGACCTGGTCGACCCCGACCTGTCCGCGGTCGAGGTCGGCTGGGACGACGAGGACCGCGTGCTCGTGGTGCACCGTGGCTCGCTGCGGGTGGTGGCCAACCTGTCCGGGGAGGAGCAGGAGGTCGAGCTGGACCGGCCCGCCACCGGGGTGCTGTTCGCGACCGCCGAGGACGAGCCGTCGCTGTCCGGGACCTCGGTGACCGTGCCGGCCGAGAGCGCGGCCGTCGTCACCACCTGA
- a CDS encoding transglycosylase family protein: MPAAGRQQRASRLVRRTVLTAGAAALSVGVLAAPASAAAPNDWDAVAQCESSGNWSINTGNGYYGGLQFSLSSWAAAGGTQYAARPDLATKAQQIAAAEVLLDMQGPGAWPTCGKALDPSAPEAGAPAPAPAPARLPPRLRPGPAPAPAPAPAAAPAAAEASGDTHTVRRGETLRKIARAEGVEGGWRALWAANRDEVRNPNRIFVGQVLHLP; the protein is encoded by the coding sequence ATGCCCGCGGCCGGCCGCCAGCAGCGCGCGTCCCGCCTGGTCCGCCGGACGGTCCTCACCGCCGGCGCGGCCGCCCTCTCCGTCGGGGTGCTCGCCGCCCCGGCCTCGGCCGCCGCCCCCAACGACTGGGACGCCGTCGCCCAGTGCGAGTCCAGCGGCAACTGGTCGATCAACACCGGCAACGGCTACTACGGCGGCCTGCAGTTCTCCCTGTCCTCGTGGGCCGCGGCCGGCGGCACCCAGTACGCGGCGCGGCCGGACCTGGCCACCAAGGCCCAGCAGATCGCGGCGGCCGAGGTGCTGCTGGACATGCAGGGCCCCGGGGCCTGGCCGACCTGCGGCAAGGCGCTGGACCCGTCCGCACCCGAGGCCGGCGCCCCGGCTCCCGCCCCGGCTCCCGCCCGGCTCCCGCCCCGGCTCCGGCCCGGCCCGGCTCCCGCCCCGGCCCCGGCTCCGGCCGCCGCCCCGGCGGCTGCCGAGGCGTCCGGCGACACCCACACGGTCCGGCGCGGGGAGACCCTCCGCAAGATCGCCCGGGCCGAGGGCGTCGAGGGCGGCTGGCGCGCCCTGTGGGCGGCCAACCGCGACGAGGTCCGCAACCCCAACCGGATCTTCGTCGGGCAGGTCCTGCACCTGCCGTGA
- the treY gene encoding malto-oligosyltrehalose synthase, whose translation MSGPVSGPRDSRERRRATPSATYRLQVTADFPLDDAAAVAGYLADLGVSHAYSSPLLRSAAGSTHGYDTVDHAHVDESRGGQEGLDRFVAALHQHGLGLVLDLVPNHMGVADPTEAPWWWDVLQHGRESAHASAFDVDWDFGGGRIRIPVLGSADDVEKLEVVDGELRYYDNRFPLAPGTGQGTPQEVHDRQHYELVDWRRADADLNYRRFFAINTLAGLRVEDPAVFDATHELVLRLVEQGAVDGLRIDHPDGLADPKGYLDRLAEASGGRWTVVEKILEPGEDLPGSWRCAGTTGYDALAEVDDVLVDPAGEAALTALDTELSGRPVDYAQLVHDCKREVTDGILGSEVARLVRVIGDLPGVDRERQTEALAELLATFDVYRSYLPDGREHLDTAVSEVRDRRPDLVAAVDALHPVLAQAGTEAATRFEQTSGPVMAKGVEDSAYYRWARFVVLNEVGGDPARFGSTVEEFHEAQTRRLERKPASMTTLTTHDTKRSEDTRARLAVLAEVPTEWAGLVRGWLSRHPLADRPLAHLVWQNLVGAWPLSRERAHAYAEKAAREAGLSTTWTDVDEAFETELHAMVDAAFDDATTNAEIEQFVARIGPAGRSNALAQKLVQLTMPGVPDVYQGTELEDRSLVDPDNRRPVDYDERRALLARLDGGWVPDVDETGAAKLLVVSRALRLRRDSPELFTGYAPVEATGSAAGSVVAFDRGGAVTVATRLPVALAATGWGDTALALPTGAWRDLLTGTRVVSDVGGLPVGDLLSRLPVALLVRE comes from the coding sequence GTGAGCGGGCCCGTGAGCGGGCCGCGCGACAGCCGGGAGCGGCGGCGGGCGACGCCGTCGGCCACCTACCGGCTGCAGGTGACCGCCGACTTCCCCCTCGACGACGCCGCCGCCGTGGCCGGCTACCTGGCCGACCTCGGCGTCAGCCACGCCTACTCCTCTCCCCTGCTGCGCTCGGCGGCGGGCAGCACGCACGGCTACGACACCGTCGACCACGCGCACGTCGACGAGTCGCGCGGCGGGCAGGAGGGCCTCGACCGGTTCGTCGCCGCGCTGCACCAGCACGGCCTGGGCCTGGTCCTCGACCTGGTCCCCAACCACATGGGCGTGGCCGACCCGACCGAGGCGCCCTGGTGGTGGGACGTGCTGCAGCACGGCCGCGAGAGCGCGCACGCCTCGGCGTTCGACGTCGACTGGGACTTCGGCGGCGGCCGGATCCGCATCCCGGTGCTCGGGTCGGCCGACGACGTCGAGAAGCTCGAGGTCGTGGACGGCGAGCTGCGGTACTACGACAACCGCTTCCCCCTCGCCCCCGGCACCGGGCAGGGGACGCCGCAGGAGGTGCACGACCGGCAGCACTACGAGCTGGTCGACTGGCGACGCGCCGACGCCGACCTCAACTACCGGAGGTTCTTCGCGATCAACACCCTCGCCGGGCTCCGGGTGGAGGACCCCGCGGTCTTCGACGCCACCCACGAGCTGGTGCTGCGGCTGGTGGAGCAGGGCGCCGTCGACGGGCTGCGGATCGACCACCCCGACGGCCTCGCCGACCCGAAGGGCTACCTCGACCGGCTGGCCGAGGCCTCCGGCGGCCGGTGGACGGTCGTCGAGAAGATCCTCGAGCCCGGCGAGGACCTGCCCGGCAGCTGGCGGTGCGCCGGCACCACCGGCTACGACGCGCTGGCCGAGGTCGACGACGTGCTGGTCGACCCGGCCGGCGAGGCGGCGCTCACCGCGCTGGACACCGAGCTGTCGGGGCGGCCGGTCGACTACGCGCAGCTGGTCCACGACTGCAAGCGCGAGGTCACCGACGGGATCCTCGGCTCGGAGGTCGCCCGGCTGGTACGGGTGATCGGCGACCTGCCCGGCGTCGACCGGGAGCGGCAGACCGAGGCGCTGGCCGAGCTGCTGGCCACCTTCGACGTCTACCGCAGCTACCTGCCCGACGGCCGCGAGCACCTCGACACCGCGGTGTCCGAGGTCCGCGACCGCCGGCCCGACCTGGTCGCCGCCGTCGACGCGCTGCACCCGGTGCTGGCGCAGGCCGGCACCGAGGCGGCCACCCGCTTCGAGCAGACCAGCGGCCCGGTGATGGCCAAGGGCGTCGAGGACAGCGCGTACTACCGGTGGGCGCGGTTCGTGGTCCTCAACGAGGTCGGCGGCGACCCGGCGCGCTTCGGCTCCACGGTCGAGGAGTTCCACGAGGCGCAGACCCGGCGGCTGGAGCGCAAGCCGGCGTCGATGACGACGCTCACCACGCACGACACCAAGCGCAGCGAGGACACCCGGGCGCGCCTGGCCGTGCTCGCCGAGGTGCCGACCGAGTGGGCCGGACTGGTCCGCGGCTGGCTGTCCCGCCACCCGCTGGCCGACCGGCCGCTGGCGCACCTGGTGTGGCAGAACCTGGTGGGCGCCTGGCCGCTGTCGCGCGAGCGGGCGCACGCCTACGCCGAGAAGGCCGCCCGCGAGGCCGGCCTGTCGACGACGTGGACCGACGTCGACGAGGCGTTCGAGACCGAGCTGCACGCGATGGTCGACGCCGCCTTCGACGACGCGACGACGAACGCCGAGATCGAGCAGTTCGTCGCGCGGATCGGCCCCGCCGGCCGGTCCAACGCGCTGGCGCAGAAGCTGGTGCAGCTGACGATGCCCGGCGTCCCCGACGTCTACCAGGGCACCGAGCTCGAGGACCGCTCGCTGGTCGACCCCGACAACCGCCGCCCCGTCGACTACGACGAGCGCCGGGCGCTGCTGGCCCGCCTCGACGGGGGCTGGGTGCCGGACGTCGACGAGACGGGCGCGGCGAAGCTGCTCGTCGTCTCGCGGGCGCTGCGGCTGCGCCGGGACTCCCCGGAGCTGTTCACCGGGTACGCGCCGGTCGAGGCCACCGGGTCCGCCGCCGGCTCGGTCGTCGCGTTCGACCGGGGCGGCGCGGTGACGGTCGCGACCCGCCTGCCGGTCGCGCTGGCCGCGACCGGGTGGGGCGACACGGCGCTCGCGCTGCCCACCGGCGCCTGGCGGGACCTGCTCACCGGCACGCGGGTGGTCTCCGACGTCGGGGGCCTGCCCGTCGGCGACCTGCTGTCCCGGCTGCCCGTGGCGCTGCTCGTCCGCGAGTGA